A genomic segment from Halomonas sp. TA22 encodes:
- a CDS encoding ATP-binding cassette domain-containing protein yields MLSLENAGFTTTPALVPFSDRLVPGELLAIVGPNGAGKSTLISLLSGYRRAEMGSVSLDGQALQHWQPQALARRRALVAQKVALGFDWPVIQLVALGGQALPERVAAALAALDLTPLARRGAMSLSGGETQRVMIARALCQLGQPGERDAGGILLLDEPTSALDIGQQQRLMRLLRRLAEQHGMAICCVLHDLNLAARYAHRIWLLERGSRIASGAPGEVLTASRLIRVFGVELESCIAGSDGAPVLRLAP; encoded by the coding sequence ATGCTGAGTCTGGAGAATGCCGGCTTCACTACCACCCCCGCCCTGGTCCCCTTCAGCGATCGCCTCGTTCCCGGCGAGCTGCTGGCGATCGTCGGTCCCAACGGCGCTGGGAAGAGCACTCTGATCAGTTTGCTGTCGGGTTATCGTCGCGCGGAAATGGGCAGCGTCAGCCTTGATGGGCAGGCACTGCAGCACTGGCAGCCACAAGCGCTGGCCAGGCGCCGCGCGCTGGTCGCCCAGAAGGTCGCCCTGGGGTTTGATTGGCCGGTGATACAGCTAGTGGCGCTGGGCGGTCAGGCGCTGCCGGAGCGGGTCGCAGCCGCGCTTGCCGCGCTGGACCTGACGCCGCTGGCGCGGCGCGGGGCAATGAGCCTTTCGGGAGGCGAGACACAGCGTGTGATGATCGCCAGGGCGCTGTGCCAGCTCGGACAACCCGGCGAGCGTGACGCCGGCGGCATCCTGCTGCTCGACGAACCGACCAGTGCCTTGGATATCGGCCAGCAGCAGCGCCTGATGAGGCTGCTACGCCGCCTGGCGGAGCAGCACGGCATGGCGATCTGCTGCGTGCTGCACGACCTCAACCTGGCGGCGCGTTACGCCCACCGCATCTGGTTGCTGGAGCGAGGCTCACGGATCGCCAGCGGGGCGCCAGGCGAGGTGCTGACAGCGTCGCGCCTGATCCGGGTATTTGGCGTGGAACTCGAGAGCTGCATCGCTGGCAGCGATGGGGCGCCGGTATTGCGGCTGGCTCCCTGA
- a CDS encoding App1 family protein produces MGARGGLKRFFKRLLHIAAKPMKRDRGRGGVVIHPYRGYGSQQEAFLMGRVFRQASLGQVIPRRGALRDTADVIRRIARRGLADVAVRVTLGDNVITVTTDRDGYFNAHLPLDHLLPGQQTWHQAELHVEALNESVSSFAEVYIPPPDTDLVVISDIDDTVMFTGVADKLRMLYRLFVEKAHHRTAFPGVAAFYQALYVGHDGEARRPILYVSRGPWSIYEVLETFFQLNRIPVGPILFLREWGLSWRHPWPRRAEEHKYELITRMLALFEDMPCVLIGDSGQHDPEVYTRIVKEYPERVKAIYIRSIDQRANRERAIDKLRDEIRHIDCELLLAADSGAMAEHAHRLGYISASGLQQVHEDAREELRAEARE; encoded by the coding sequence ATGGGGGCGCGGGGTGGCCTCAAACGCTTCTTCAAGCGTCTACTGCATATTGCGGCCAAGCCCATGAAGCGCGACCGTGGCCGGGGTGGGGTGGTAATACATCCGTACCGCGGCTATGGATCGCAGCAGGAGGCCTTCTTGATGGGCCGGGTGTTTCGCCAGGCGTCGCTGGGGCAGGTCATCCCTCGGCGCGGTGCCTTGCGCGATACCGCCGATGTGATCAGGCGTATCGCCCGACGGGGGCTGGCGGACGTTGCGGTGCGTGTCACCTTGGGCGACAACGTGATCACGGTGACCACTGACCGCGACGGCTACTTCAATGCTCATCTGCCTCTCGATCATCTCCTGCCTGGGCAGCAGACCTGGCACCAGGCCGAGCTGCATGTCGAGGCGCTCAATGAGTCCGTCAGTTCCTTCGCCGAGGTCTACATCCCGCCGCCCGATACCGACCTGGTGGTGATCAGCGATATCGACGATACGGTGATGTTCACCGGGGTGGCCGACAAGCTGCGCATGCTCTATCGCCTGTTCGTCGAGAAGGCACATCACCGCACCGCCTTTCCCGGCGTTGCGGCCTTTTATCAGGCACTGTATGTCGGTCATGATGGTGAGGCGCGCCGGCCGATTCTCTACGTCTCTCGCGGTCCTTGGAGCATCTACGAGGTGCTCGAGACGTTCTTCCAGCTCAACCGCATTCCCGTCGGTCCGATCCTGTTCCTGCGCGAATGGGGACTCTCCTGGCGTCACCCTTGGCCGCGGCGTGCCGAGGAGCATAAGTATGAGCTGATCACGCGCATGCTGGCGCTTTTCGAGGACATGCCCTGCGTGCTGATCGGCGACAGCGGCCAGCACGACCCGGAGGTCTACACGCGCATCGTCAAGGAGTATCCCGAGCGCGTGAAGGCGATCTACATCCGCAGCATCGATCAGCGTGCCAACCGCGAACGGGCGATCGATAAGCTGCGTGACGAGATCCGCCATATCGACTGTGAGCTATTGCTTGCCGCCGACAGCGGCGCCATGGCCGAACATGCTCACCGCCTGGGATATATCTCCGCAAGCGGTCTACAGCAGGTACATGAAGATGCTCGGGAGGAGCTTAGAGCGGAGGCCAGGGAGTAG
- the cysN gene encoding sulfate adenylyltransferase subunit CysN yields MSHQSNLIAENIEQYLHEHENKDLLRFITCGSVDDGKSTLIGRLLHDSKMIYEDQLAAITQASKTSGTTGDAVDLALLVDGLQSEREQGITIDVAYRFFSTDKRKFIIADTPGHEQYTRNMATGASTASLAIILIDARYGVQTQTRRHSFIADLLGIQHLVIAVNKMDLVDFSQARFDEIVADYRQFATNLQASDIRFVPMSALEGDNVVNRSERTPWYFQEGYGNRTLIELLETVEISRDQNLADLRLPVQYVNRPNLDFRGYCGTLAAGILRPGQKIKALPSGKRSTVERIVTFDGDLEIAYPGQAVTVTLEDEIDISRGDWIVAEEAEVPLSNAFEADIVWMHEDALAPGRLYDFKLATRDLSGEVSAIDYQIDVNSLEKHAAESLTLNAIARCQVELTAKVPLDDYRRSPGTGSFIVIDRLSNVTVGAGMIRGVAAGGDGAKSDVDWHAFEVELNALVRKRFPHWEARDVRELFKR; encoded by the coding sequence ATGTCACACCAGTCCAACCTGATTGCCGAGAACATCGAGCAGTACCTGCACGAGCACGAGAACAAGGACCTGCTGCGCTTCATCACCTGCGGCAGCGTCGACGACGGCAAGTCGACCCTGATCGGCCGGCTCTTGCACGACTCCAAGATGATCTACGAAGATCAGCTCGCCGCCATCACCCAGGCCTCCAAGACCAGCGGCACCACCGGTGATGCCGTCGATCTCGCGCTGCTCGTCGACGGCCTGCAGTCCGAGCGCGAGCAGGGCATCACCATCGACGTGGCGTACCGCTTCTTCTCCACCGACAAGCGCAAGTTCATCATCGCCGACACCCCGGGACACGAGCAGTACACCCGCAACATGGCCACTGGCGCCTCCACGGCGAGCCTCGCGATCATCCTGATCGACGCCCGCTACGGCGTACAGACCCAGACCCGTCGGCACAGCTTCATCGCCGACCTGCTGGGCATCCAGCATCTGGTGATCGCGGTCAACAAGATGGACCTGGTCGACTTCTCCCAGGCGCGCTTCGATGAGATCGTCGCCGATTACCGCCAGTTCGCCACCAACTTGCAGGCCAGCGACATTCGCTTCGTGCCGATGTCGGCGCTGGAGGGCGACAATGTCGTCAACCGCAGCGAACGTACCCCGTGGTATTTTCAAGAAGGATATGGGAACCGAACGCTCATCGAACTGCTCGAGACCGTCGAGATCAGCCGCGATCAGAATCTTGCCGACCTGCGCCTGCCGGTGCAGTACGTCAATCGTCCCAATCTCGATTTCCGCGGCTACTGCGGCACCCTTGCCGCCGGGATCCTGCGTCCGGGGCAGAAGATCAAGGCGCTGCCCTCGGGCAAGCGCTCCACGGTCGAGCGCATCGTCACCTTCGATGGCGATCTCGAGATCGCGTATCCGGGGCAGGCGGTCACCGTCACCCTGGAAGATGAGATCGATATCTCGCGGGGCGACTGGATCGTTGCCGAGGAGGCCGAGGTACCGCTCTCGAATGCCTTCGAAGCGGACATCGTGTGGATGCACGAGGATGCGCTGGCGCCGGGTCGGCTGTATGACTTCAAGCTCGCTACCCGCGATCTCTCCGGCGAGGTGAGCGCCATCGACTACCAGATCGATGTCAACTCGCTGGAGAAGCACGCCGCCGAGTCGCTCACGCTCAATGCCATCGCCCGCTGCCAGGTGGAACTGACCGCCAAGGTACCGCTGGATGACTACCGCAGGAGCCCCGGCACCGGCAGTTTCATCGTCATCGACCGTCTCTCCAACGTGACCGTGGGCGCGGGAATGATTCGCGGGGTGGCTGCGGGTGGCGATGGTGCGAAGAGCGATGTCGACTGGCACGCCTTCGAGGTCGAATTGAACGCGCTGGTTCGCAAGCGCTTCCCGCACTGGGAGGCCAGAGACGTGCGCGAGCTATTCAAGCGTTGA
- the cysD gene encoding sulfate adenylyltransferase subunit CysD: MLSPERQTHLKQLEAESIHIIREVAAEFRHPVMLYSIGKDSSVMLHLARKAFYPGTPPFPLMHIDTTWKFREMIEFRNRMASEAGMELLVHTNEEGRAANINPFEHGSAKYTDIMKTQALKQALSQHGFDAAFGGARRDEEASRAKERVYSFRDKYHRWDPKNQRPELWNVYNAKINKGESIRVFPLSNWTELDIWQYIYLEEIPIVPLYYAAKRPVVERDGMQIMVDDERLPLDEGEVPEHKWVRFRTLGCYPLTGAVESQAATLPEIIQEMLLTRTSERSGRAIDHDQAGSMEKKKREGYF, from the coding sequence ATGCTTTCCCCCGAACGCCAGACCCACTTGAAGCAGCTCGAAGCGGAGTCGATCCATATCATCCGAGAGGTGGCGGCCGAGTTTCGTCATCCGGTGATGCTCTACTCCATCGGCAAGGACTCCTCGGTGATGCTGCATCTGGCGCGCAAGGCCTTCTACCCGGGCACGCCGCCGTTTCCCCTGATGCACATCGACACCACCTGGAAGTTCCGCGAGATGATCGAGTTTCGCAACCGCATGGCATCGGAAGCGGGCATGGAGCTGCTGGTGCACACCAACGAAGAGGGGCGCGCGGCGAACATCAACCCCTTCGAGCACGGCAGCGCCAAGTACACCGACATCATGAAGACCCAGGCCCTCAAGCAGGCGCTCTCCCAGCACGGCTTCGATGCCGCCTTTGGCGGTGCGCGTCGCGACGAGGAGGCCTCGCGGGCCAAGGAGCGCGTCTACTCGTTCCGCGACAAGTACCATCGCTGGGACCCCAAGAACCAGCGCCCCGAGCTGTGGAACGTCTACAACGCCAAGATCAACAAGGGCGAATCGATCCGCGTCTTCCCGCTCTCCAACTGGACCGAGCTCGACATCTGGCAGTACATCTACCTCGAAGAGATCCCCATCGTACCGCTCTACTACGCCGCCAAGCGGCCGGTGGTCGAGCGCGACGGCATGCAGATCATGGTCGACGACGAGCGCCTGCCGCTCGATGAGGGCGAAGTGCCCGAGCACAAGTGGGTGCGCTTCCGCACGCTGGGCTGCTACCCGCTGACCGGCGCCGTGGAGTCCCAGGCCGCCACGCTGCCCGAGATCATCCAGGAAATGCTGCTGACCCGCACCAGCGAGCGCAGCGGCCGTGCCATCGACCACGACCAGGCCGGCTCGATGGAGAAGAAGAAGCGCGAGGGGTACTTCTAA
- a CDS encoding phosphodiesterase: MRLLQVTDCHLYADPQGRSRAGFPLRQLHAVVAHARKWRPDMLLVTGDVSQDDTPASYQHAYAAFATLGCPWFWLPGNHDQQQHMTDIQPLHREVDLGGWRLVLLDTQVSGEPHGELGDEQLLALAERLEGDTRPTLLAMHHPPVKVGCAWLDAIGLADREAFWQSLAPFAHVKAIVCGHIHQAFVGRQPIKGGEVAVYGSPATADQFLGRAREFAIDQASRPGYRVIDLEGDTLTTWVERVTIGRTVISSYALMG; the protein is encoded by the coding sequence ATGAGGCTGCTGCAAGTCACCGATTGCCACCTGTATGCCGACCCACAGGGGCGCTCCCGGGCGGGGTTCCCCCTGCGTCAGTTGCACGCGGTAGTGGCGCATGCCCGCAAATGGCGGCCCGATATGCTGCTGGTCACGGGAGATGTTTCCCAGGATGATACCCCAGCCTCCTATCAGCATGCCTACGCAGCCTTCGCCACTTTGGGTTGCCCGTGGTTCTGGCTGCCCGGCAACCACGACCAGCAGCAGCACATGACCGATATCCAGCCACTGCACCGGGAGGTCGATCTCGGCGGCTGGCGCTTGGTGCTGCTCGATACGCAGGTCAGCGGCGAACCCCACGGAGAGCTGGGCGATGAGCAGCTCTTGGCGCTGGCCGAGCGGCTCGAGGGCGACACGCGGCCGACCCTGCTGGCCATGCATCACCCTCCGGTGAAGGTGGGTTGCGCCTGGCTGGATGCCATCGGCCTTGCCGATCGCGAGGCGTTCTGGCAGAGCCTTGCCCCCTTCGCTCATGTCAAGGCGATAGTGTGTGGCCATATTCATCAAGCCTTCGTCGGTCGACAGCCGATCAAGGGGGGGGAAGTGGCCGTTTATGGCAGCCCGGCCACTGCCGACCAATTCCTAGGCAGGGCCAGGGAGTTCGCCATCGATCAGGCCTCGCGGCCCGGCTACCGGGTGATCGATCTCGAGGGCGATACGCTGACCACCTGGGTCGAGCGAGTAACGATTGGACGCACAGTCATCTCGTCTTATGCACTTATGGGCTAA
- a CDS encoding DUF1249 domain-containing protein → MARTAYVTDLKTLQGECTANYLRLSRLLGELEASEVREVALKGREARFGSLWLEVLERAPYTTIVRVSQTGVLDDFIEPPRMQVHLYHDVRMAEVTDFQRQRHFDGRYRYPNARMHQPDEKLQLNRFLGEWLEHALAHGHSLDLPALR, encoded by the coding sequence GTGGCGAGAACCGCCTATGTCACCGATCTGAAAACGTTGCAAGGAGAGTGCACGGCCAATTACCTGCGCCTGTCCCGCCTGTTGGGCGAACTGGAGGCAAGCGAGGTTCGCGAGGTGGCGCTCAAGGGGCGTGAGGCCCGCTTCGGCTCGCTATGGCTAGAAGTGCTGGAGCGTGCGCCCTATACCACCATCGTGCGGGTATCCCAGACCGGCGTGCTGGACGACTTCATTGAGCCGCCGCGCATGCAGGTGCATCTCTACCATGATGTGCGCATGGCCGAAGTGACCGATTTCCAGCGTCAGCGCCATTTCGACGGACGCTATCGCTATCCTAACGCGCGCATGCACCAGCCAGACGAGAAGCTGCAGCTCAACCGCTTTCTTGGCGAGTGGCTGGAGCATGCCCTGGCGCATGGTCACTCGCTCGATCTTCCTGCTCTGCGCTAA